The Campylobacter concisus sequence ACGCAAGCATAAAAGCGCTTGAAAATTTGCGTGAAATACTAGCCTCAACCACAAAAAGCCTTGATATAGTTAAATACTGCTTGCCAGAGTGCTATAAAACTGAGCTTACATGGAGCATAAACGCTAGAAGCTTGCAAAATTTCATCTCTCTTAGAAGCTCAAAATCAGCCCTTTGGGAGATAAGAAATTTAGCAAATGCCATCTACGATGTCTTACCTGAAGAGCATAAATTTATCTTTGAAAAATGCTTGCCAGAAGATGAGCAAAACTAACATTTATGTTAGTGCGGTTTGTGATTTAGAAGTGATGAAACGAGCGCGCTAAATTTACTTTTGTAAAACGTAAAGAAGCTCGTCTACGTGGATGTTTCTAGCTTTTAAATTTCTGCTGCCGCGGTAGGCGTTATACTTTTGGCGCAATAGTTGAACCTTGCCTATTTTATTTAGGTTTTGATCAAATTTATCTTGGTTGATAAAGCCCTCTGAGTTAAACGAAATGAGTACAAATTTTGCCTTTAAATTTGCTATCAACTCGAAAAATGCCTCGCTTGCTGACGATTTTTTATTAAAAACTGATCTGTTCCAGTCCTTTGCTATGCCTGAAACTTTTGAAATTTTACTTGGCTCAGTGTTGCTTGCAATGAGATTTAGCATGAAATAGTTTGAGCCGTATGGGTGCTGATTATAAGGCGGATCAAGATAGACTAGATCAAGCCCATCAAGCTCTTTTGCGAGCAAATTTGCGTCCTTTTGATAGACCTCAAAAGGCACGTTAAAATTTGAGAAAATTGGCTTAGTCAAATTTATATCAGAAGTGATCCTTGAGATGGCGTTTTGCCCCCTGCCGCCAAACTGACCTATGCCCTCTTTATTTTTATGAAAACCTTTAAAAATTCCACTCGTATTTGCATGCACGCTTGCATTATAAAGTAGTGGAGCTATGAAAAATTTTCTCATTTCCTCTGGCAACATCTCATCTATGAGCCTTCTTGCAGTGTCGATGAAGATAGCATTTTTTCTTGTGTAAAAGACTCGCTCGCCAAATGCAATATTTTCATCATCTTTTGGGGCGTAAAGCCTTGTTATAAAGCCCTCAGAAAGGCTCTTTTCTATCTCTTTTCCAAGCTTTTTTTGCCAGAAATTTATCTCATCTCTTAGCTCGTTTGTGGCGTTTTGCAGGTAACATGAGTTTGTAATGAAGCTATAAAGCTCCAAGTCATTTGCGACTAGAAATTCGCTATTTTGCTTTAAAAACCTGGCCACCACGCCACTTCCGCTAAAGAGATCGCAGCAGCTAAGCTTCTCTTTTTTAAGCTCGTCTTTTGCGTATTTTACGCCTAGATCTATAAAGCCTAAAAGAGAGCGCTTGTTACCAAGATAGGTTAAAATTTGCTCTTTTAAATAGGCTTGATTTTCTTGTTTTACTGGCTTCAAATCAGTGCTTTTTTAGTCCCATAGCATCAACGTTAAGCTTGATCTCATCGTTATTTATGATGACTAAACCAAGATCAAGAATTTTCTTTGCTATGGCGTGTGCTTCATCAAGAGAGTGCATCTTATAAGTGCCACATTGAAATTTATTTAGCTCTGGGATTTTATCTTGATCTTTGACCTCTAAGATATCTTTCATTGAAGCAAGCCATGCTTTTTTTACAGCTTCTTCACTAGGCGTACCGATCACGCTCATATAAAAGCCAGTTCTACAGCCCATCGGTGAAATGTCTATGATCTCTACGCCGTTGCCGTTTAGATGGTTTCTCATAAAGCCAGCAAATAGGTGCTCTAATGTGTGAGTGCCTTTTTCTGGCAAAATTTCTTCATTTGGCTTGCAAAATCTCAAGTCAAAAACACTGATATCATCGCCCTTTGGCGTTTTCATACTTTTTGCTAGTCTTACTCCTGGGGCTTGCATTTTTACGTGATCTACACAAAAACTATCAAGTAATGGCATATCTTCTCCTTTAAATTTTTGGTAATTCTAGCGTAAAAAATGTTTAAAATTTAAAGGCTCATGCAAAATTTCACATAAGCCTTGTAATATTTGAATATTTGTGGGTATTAAAATAATAAAAATTTTACTTAC is a genomic window containing:
- the luxS gene encoding S-ribosylhomocysteine lyase, encoding MPLLDSFCVDHVKMQAPGVRLAKSMKTPKGDDISVFDLRFCKPNEEILPEKGTHTLEHLFAGFMRNHLNGNGVEIIDISPMGCRTGFYMSVIGTPSEEAVKKAWLASMKDILEVKDQDKIPELNKFQCGTYKMHSLDEAHAIAKKILDLGLVIINNDEIKLNVDAMGLKKH
- a CDS encoding DNA adenine methylase, which produces MKPVKQENQAYLKEQILTYLGNKRSLLGFIDLGVKYAKDELKKEKLSCCDLFSGSGVVARFLKQNSEFLVANDLELYSFITNSCYLQNATNELRDEINFWQKKLGKEIEKSLSEGFITRLYAPKDDENIAFGERVFYTRKNAIFIDTARRLIDEMLPEEMRKFFIAPLLYNASVHANTSGIFKGFHKNKEGIGQFGGRGQNAISRITSDINLTKPIFSNFNVPFEVYQKDANLLAKELDGLDLVYLDPPYNQHPYGSNYFMLNLIASNTEPSKISKVSGIAKDWNRSVFNKKSSASEAFFELIANLKAKFVLISFNSEGFINQDKFDQNLNKIGKVQLLRQKYNAYRGSRNLKARNIHVDELLYVLQK